In a single window of the Pirellulales bacterium genome:
- a CDS encoding acyl-CoA dehydrogenase family protein yields MNARAADTEATHSPGEPSFAETALKLGGKSDEEVRRTGAIDKADDQVESLFAARFQTAHSPVHRAVWDRQLPVELFASKPPAASPDADRVMQQSLDIVRRHRSAATLLDAERKISAAAIADLSAAGYWGLLVDRQFGGAGAPFASFAPFLTRMALMDPTVAGLASVHGCIGAVDPVRTFGNAEQKQRFLPRLASGKSLSAFALTEPGAGSDLTALRTRAVLDGDAFVVNGEKLFITNVLPGRTIGLVALVENRPAVVIVDLPQEENAQFQLRRYGLYALKHAHNYGIVFKDFRVPAANLLTPPRGDGLTIAYHGLNLGRVALCANAAGTMRLMLASMIPWSRFRKTYGAPIATRELVRRRMGRLAGLIVACDALVAWCSGLIDAGYRGEMECIVAKIFGSEAQKEAAIELFMKTHGGRAFLHGHMFGDNVHEYLAPCIYEGEGEMLGMAFFKSLVKHHGQRFFEPIGKALATANIRKPNPFNPRHAWALRSEIAPYLRWQAAERLRRPSPPALPPMPSALRAHAEFAAHILQRSRLVIDGVLRKHQLALADRQCRIAHLSQRIQDAVVMLATSLYAVRHEDEIVRQAADCICQDFERKFTGREPTDRYFRTATCLGEHIASGGFQSIAGLHPDEILMPYE; encoded by the coding sequence ATGAACGCTCGAGCTGCTGACACCGAAGCGACTCATTCGCCGGGCGAGCCGTCGTTTGCCGAAACGGCGCTCAAGCTCGGCGGCAAGAGCGATGAGGAGGTGCGGCGCACGGGCGCGATCGACAAGGCCGACGACCAGGTCGAGTCGCTGTTTGCGGCGCGATTTCAAACCGCGCACAGCCCCGTGCATCGAGCCGTGTGGGATCGGCAACTGCCGGTCGAGCTGTTCGCTTCCAAGCCGCCCGCGGCATCGCCCGACGCGGATCGCGTGATGCAGCAATCGCTCGACATCGTGCGCCGCCATCGATCGGCGGCGACGCTATTGGATGCCGAGCGGAAAATCAGCGCTGCCGCGATTGCCGATTTGTCTGCCGCCGGCTATTGGGGTTTGTTGGTCGATCGGCAATTCGGCGGAGCCGGGGCGCCGTTTGCCAGTTTCGCCCCCTTTCTGACGCGAATGGCCCTGATGGATCCGACGGTGGCCGGACTGGCGTCGGTGCATGGCTGCATTGGCGCGGTCGATCCGGTGCGCACATTCGGCAATGCCGAGCAGAAGCAGCGTTTTCTCCCGCGCTTGGCGAGCGGCAAAAGTCTTTCGGCATTTGCGCTGACCGAGCCTGGCGCTGGCTCCGATCTCACGGCGCTGCGAACCCGCGCGGTGCTCGACGGTGATGCGTTCGTCGTCAACGGTGAAAAACTGTTTATCACCAACGTGCTACCGGGGCGGACGATCGGTTTGGTGGCCCTTGTGGAAAATCGCCCGGCCGTGGTGATCGTCGATTTGCCGCAGGAAGAAAACGCCCAATTCCAATTGCGCCGCTACGGGCTGTATGCACTGAAGCATGCCCACAACTACGGGATCGTGTTCAAGGACTTTCGCGTGCCGGCCGCGAACTTGCTCACCCCGCCGCGCGGCGATGGCCTGACGATCGCCTATCACGGCTTGAATCTCGGGCGAGTGGCCCTGTGCGCGAATGCGGCCGGCACAATGCGGCTGATGCTGGCGAGCATGATTCCCTGGTCGCGGTTCCGCAAAACCTACGGCGCGCCGATTGCCACGCGCGAATTGGTGCGCCGCCGCATGGGCCGACTGGCGGGATTGATCGTCGCTTGCGACGCGCTCGTGGCGTGGTGTTCCGGCCTGATCGATGCCGGCTATCGCGGCGAGATGGAATGCATCGTGGCGAAAATCTTCGGCAGCGAAGCCCAGAAGGAAGCCGCCATCGAGCTGTTCATGAAAACGCACGGCGGCCGGGCCTTCCTTCATGGGCACATGTTCGGCGACAACGTGCACGAGTATCTGGCCCCCTGCATTTACGAAGGTGAAGGCGAGATGCTCGGCATGGCATTTTTCAAGTCGCTGGTGAAACATCATGGCCAGCGGTTCTTCGAGCCGATCGGCAAAGCGCTGGCCACGGCCAACATCCGCAAGCCGAACCCATTCAATCCGCGGCACGCATGGGCGCTGCGATCGGAAATCGCGCCCTACTTGCGGTGGCAGGCCGCCGAACGGCTCCGCCGGCCGTCGCCGCCAGCGCTTCCGCCGATGCCATCGGCGCTGCGGGCCCATGCCGAATTCGCGGCCCACATCTTGCAGCGCTCACGGCTGGTGATCGACGGCGTGTTGCGCAAGCACCAATTGGCGCTCGCCGACCGGCAATGCCGCATAGCGCATCTCTCGCAGCGGATTCAAGACGCGGTCGTGATGCTGGCCACCAGTCTGTATGCAGTCCGGCACGAAGATGAGATCGTGCGCCAGGCGGCCGATTGCATCTGCCAGGATTTCGAGCGCAAGTTCACCGGTCGTGAACCCACCGACCGCTATTTCCGCACGGCAACCTGTCTCGGCGAACACATCGCCAGCGGCGGTTTCCAATCGATCGCCGGCCTGCATCCCGACGAAATCTTGATGCCATACGAATAG
- a CDS encoding 3-hydroxyacyl-CoA dehydrogenase NAD-binding domain-containing protein, which yields MPDTPTIQLTMPESDIALLTFNDPRKGANVLSTAVLAEFESHLDRLEKQPGLAGLVIRSGKPGSFIVGADLREFVAALDSPAEQTVAMCHRGRRLFQRLSTMPFITVAAIDGLTLGGGAELAIWCDRRLMADLPKAQLGFPEIKLGLYPGWGGTARASRIVGLASAIEMVTSGEPVDARTAALMGLATDRVPAERLQDAAMALIRSERRSWAYLEDRRRWSRPLAVNDTELAFLAATASALIQQQTRGQYPAPSAALEMMLESASLDIETACLREAEGMAALFGSPVNRALINVFFLVDRNKKDTGVGRSDIQPRSVRSVGIIGAGIMGRGIAAANLKRNVSVSITDAAPDALHSGVEKLLEEAAYNKQTKHADPDRAVHFASLLSATPNSDDLAMADLVIEAVVENAEIKRQIFSRLEPNLRPDAVLASNTSTIPITQLAAALKHPDRFCGIHFFNPVRKMLLVEVIRGRKTSDQTIATAVAYAKSIGKMPVVVNDGPGFLVNRLLSPFLTEAVELLLDGAEPAAIERAARNFGMPMGPLQIYDMVGLDTAYYAGRVMYEAFPERTVVSPVVGALIKTGRKGQKSGAGFFSYARDSERGDPDARLAEIIAPYARPPVPFTSEQITARLFLPMLLEATRELADGIVHDARDIDVALIHGLGFPPFKGGLLFWAQNQGLDRIVEMLKPFEPLGARMQPTPLLMEMAKSGKPFYLPGP from the coding sequence ATGCCCGATACGCCGACGATCCAGCTCACGATGCCCGAATCGGACATCGCCCTGCTCACGTTCAACGATCCGCGCAAAGGGGCCAACGTTCTTTCGACCGCGGTGCTCGCGGAGTTCGAATCGCACCTGGACCGGCTCGAAAAGCAGCCGGGATTGGCCGGGCTGGTGATCCGCAGCGGCAAGCCGGGATCGTTCATCGTGGGGGCCGATCTGCGCGAGTTCGTTGCTGCGCTCGATTCGCCCGCCGAGCAGACCGTGGCGATGTGCCATCGCGGGCGGCGGCTGTTTCAGCGGCTTTCGACGATGCCGTTCATTACCGTGGCGGCGATCGATGGCCTGACGCTTGGCGGGGGCGCCGAACTCGCCATCTGGTGTGATCGCCGCCTGATGGCCGATCTGCCCAAGGCACAGCTCGGTTTTCCGGAGATCAAACTGGGGCTGTATCCCGGCTGGGGCGGCACGGCGCGGGCGTCGCGAATCGTCGGACTGGCGAGCGCCATCGAAATGGTCACCAGCGGCGAACCGGTCGACGCGCGCACGGCCGCTTTGATGGGCCTGGCGACCGATCGCGTTCCGGCCGAGCGGCTGCAAGATGCCGCCATGGCCCTGATTCGCAGTGAACGGCGATCGTGGGCCTATCTCGAAGACCGCCGTCGCTGGAGCCGGCCCCTGGCGGTGAACGATACCGAACTGGCATTCCTGGCCGCGACGGCCAGCGCGCTCATCCAGCAACAAACCCGCGGCCAATATCCGGCCCCGAGCGCGGCGCTCGAGATGATGCTCGAGTCCGCGTCGCTCGACATCGAAACGGCTTGTCTTCGCGAGGCCGAGGGAATGGCGGCGCTGTTCGGCTCGCCGGTGAACCGCGCGTTGATCAACGTCTTTTTTCTGGTCGATCGGAACAAGAAAGACACCGGCGTCGGCCGCAGCGACATCCAGCCTCGTTCCGTTCGGTCGGTGGGGATTATTGGCGCCGGCATCATGGGGCGCGGCATCGCGGCCGCGAATCTCAAGAGAAATGTATCCGTGTCGATCACCGACGCGGCGCCGGATGCGTTGCACTCGGGCGTTGAAAAGCTGCTCGAAGAGGCCGCCTACAACAAACAAACCAAGCACGCCGATCCCGACCGGGCAGTCCATTTCGCTTCGCTTCTTTCCGCCACGCCGAATTCCGACGATCTGGCGATGGCGGATTTGGTGATCGAAGCGGTGGTTGAAAATGCGGAGATCAAACGGCAGATCTTTTCTCGGCTCGAGCCGAACTTGCGGCCGGACGCAGTTTTGGCGTCGAACACTTCGACGATTCCGATCACGCAGTTGGCAGCCGCGCTAAAGCATCCGGATCGCTTTTGCGGCATCCATTTTTTCAATCCCGTTCGCAAAATGCTTTTGGTCGAAGTGATTCGCGGCCGGAAGACGAGCGATCAAACCATCGCCACGGCCGTGGCCTATGCCAAGAGCATCGGCAAGATGCCGGTCGTGGTGAACGACGGGCCAGGCTTCTTGGTGAATCGACTGCTGTCGCCGTTTCTCACGGAAGCGGTCGAATTGCTGTTGGACGGCGCCGAGCCGGCGGCCATCGAACGTGCCGCGCGCAATTTCGGCATGCCGATGGGTCCGCTGCAAATTTACGATATGGTCGGCCTCGACACGGCCTATTACGCGGGCCGCGTGATGTACGAAGCGTTTCCCGAACGGACCGTGGTGTCGCCGGTCGTCGGCGCCCTGATCAAAACCGGTCGGAAAGGGCAAAAGAGCGGCGCCGGATTCTTTTCCTATGCCCGCGATTCGGAGCGCGGCGATCCGGACGCGCGACTTGCCGAGATCATCGCACCCTACGCCCGGCCGCCGGTTCCTTTCACGTCCGAGCAGATCACGGCTCGCCTGTTTCTGCCGATGCTGTTGGAAGCGACGCGAGAATTGGCCGACGGAATCGTTCACGACGCGCGCGATATCGACGTGGCGCTGATTCACGGCCTCGGTTTTCCGCCGTTCAAGGGTGGATTGCTGTTTTGGGCGCAAAATCAGGGGCTCGATCGCATCGTGGAAATGCTCAAGCCATTCGAGCCGCTCGGGGCCCGCATGCAGCCGACGCCCCTATTGATGGAAATGGCAAAATCCGGCAAGCCATTCTATTTACCGGGCCCGTAA
- the fadA gene encoding acetyl-CoA C-acyltransferase FadA, translating into MNRPVVIDCLRTPVGRAHSQRGIFRNVRSDDLAVAVIEALVKRTGIDVAQIEDVVLGNTQQQGEQGFNVARFAALMAGLPMECGGTTVNRLCGSSLQALNQAAHAIIAGAEDVQIVGGLEHMQHIPMETGLDLNPKLFRRTSRGALLMGVTAEFLAQTQDISRQCQDAFALRSHQLAGAAHVGGHFRREIVPIWGHDEAGNRILVEQDQCVRFDCSAEGLAALKPAFMPGLGTVTAGNSSPLNDGAAALLIMSEKKAHALGLQPMARIVATAVAGVEPAVMGTGPVPATRKALDRAGLQLADIDLVELNEAFAAQALACIRMLGLDESKVNVRGGAIAIGHPLGASGARIATTLLHTMIDQDARFGLATMCIGLGQGIATIFERI; encoded by the coding sequence ATGAACCGCCCCGTCGTTATCGATTGCCTGCGCACGCCCGTCGGCCGCGCCCATTCACAGCGCGGTATTTTCCGCAATGTTCGGAGCGACGACCTCGCCGTCGCCGTGATCGAGGCGCTCGTGAAACGAACCGGCATCGACGTCGCTCAGATTGAAGATGTCGTGCTGGGCAACACGCAGCAACAAGGCGAACAGGGGTTCAATGTCGCCCGCTTCGCCGCCCTCATGGCCGGCTTGCCGATGGAATGCGGCGGGACCACGGTCAATCGGCTTTGCGGCTCGAGCCTTCAGGCGCTCAATCAGGCGGCACATGCGATCATCGCCGGAGCGGAAGATGTGCAGATCGTCGGCGGCTTGGAACACATGCAGCACATTCCGATGGAAACCGGGCTCGATCTGAACCCGAAGCTATTCCGCCGCACCAGCCGCGGAGCGCTGCTGATGGGCGTCACCGCCGAGTTTCTGGCCCAAACCCAAGACATCTCGCGGCAATGCCAGGACGCATTCGCGCTGCGGAGCCATCAACTGGCCGGCGCTGCCCATGTCGGCGGCCATTTCCGCCGCGAAATCGTGCCGATCTGGGGCCATGATGAAGCGGGCAACCGCATTCTGGTCGAACAGGATCAATGCGTGCGATTTGATTGCTCGGCCGAGGGTTTGGCGGCGCTCAAGCCGGCCTTCATGCCCGGCTTGGGAACGGTGACGGCCGGCAACAGTTCGCCCTTGAACGACGGGGCCGCCGCGCTATTGATCATGTCGGAAAAAAAAGCCCATGCGCTGGGCTTGCAGCCGATGGCGCGGATCGTGGCGACCGCCGTCGCCGGAGTCGAACCGGCAGTGATGGGAACCGGGCCCGTGCCGGCGACGCGAAAGGCACTCGATCGCGCGGGTTTGCAGTTGGCCGACATCGATCTCGTGGAATTGAACGAAGCGTTTGCGGCCCAAGCTTTGGCGTGCATCCGCATGCTGGGGCTCGATGAATCGAAGGTGAATGTCCGCGGCGGAGCGATCGCGATCGGCCATCCATTGGGCGCCAGCGGCGCCCGCATCGCCACGACCCTGTTGCACACGATGATCGACCAAGACGCCCGCTTCGGCCTGGCAACAATGTGCATCGGGCTAGGCCAAGGCATCGCCACGATCTTCGAGCGGATTTAA
- a CDS encoding DUF4430 domain-containing protein — protein MQGLWVGIFLLATVCGCSGKAATAPDAVAKSPDSAAAAADAKTGAPKPADAKPRAIELTIDYGDGVEKRFDDIAWKEGMTVFDVLAAAQKHSHGISFSSKGSGATLMVTKIDDLANQGGATSDKNWVFRINGHLGDESCGVVVLRPGDAVLWKFGPYE, from the coding sequence GTGCAGGGATTGTGGGTCGGTATATTCCTCCTGGCGACGGTTTGCGGTTGCTCGGGCAAAGCGGCCACCGCGCCCGATGCAGTTGCCAAATCGCCGGACAGCGCGGCGGCAGCCGCAGATGCGAAGACCGGTGCCCCAAAGCCTGCCGACGCCAAACCGCGCGCGATTGAACTAACGATCGATTATGGCGACGGCGTGGAGAAGCGCTTTGACGATATTGCCTGGAAAGAAGGGATGACGGTGTTCGATGTTCTCGCGGCCGCCCAAAAGCATTCGCATGGAATTTCGTTTTCCTCGAAAGGATCGGGGGCGACGCTGATGGTCACCAAGATCGACGACTTGGCGAACCAGGGGGGCGCTACGTCCGACAAGAACTGGGTATTCCGCATTAACGGCCATCTTGGCGACGAAAGCTGCGGGGTCGTCGTGCTTCGGCCGGGCGACGCTGTCTTGTGGAAGTTTGGACCCTACGAATAA
- a CDS encoding long-chain fatty acid--CoA ligase: MPDATETLVSIFRDTVAAMPDRAGLLIPHCDAPSWTRTWAEIARDARRLAVALSSKIGIRPGDRVVQVSENRYEWILVDVAVHLVRGVHVAIHPALSGPQIAWQIRDCDARCVFLSDAEQAAKLAADNLALPIALHSVSFDRAADAQSRCVPLAKLMDDESDESAIADELEAAALTETKPDDLATILYTSGTTGEPKGVMLSHRNLVTNARGMLAAYPNQADELRLSFLPFSHIYARTCDLYTWIIGGTQLALAESREKILANCQSLHPTLLNGVPYFFDKVRRHFESLPKDSASSLSELLGGRLRLCSSGGAALPVATADFYWRHGVRLVQGYGLTESSPVISVARPDTDRMGSVGRPIPGIEVRIADDGEIQTRGPQVMLGYWRRPTETAAVIRDGWLHTGDLGRLDDAGYLWITGRKKELIVTASGKNIAPVAIESLLADEPLIAQVVVFGEGRNYLSALIVPNPDALRTEIIARRIAVFSPAEALAHPDVHAIYRQRIDERLACLSANEQIGRFALLDRALSAERGELTPTLKLRRAVIQEHFADTIDRLYAG, translated from the coding sequence ATGCCCGACGCCACCGAAACTCTCGTCTCGATTTTCCGCGACACTGTCGCCGCGATGCCGGATCGCGCTGGGCTACTTATTCCGCACTGCGACGCACCGTCGTGGACACGGACATGGGCCGAAATCGCTCGCGATGCTCGCCGCCTGGCCGTCGCGCTCTCTTCGAAGATCGGCATTCGGCCCGGCGATCGGGTCGTGCAAGTAAGCGAGAATCGCTACGAATGGATTCTGGTGGATGTGGCCGTGCATCTCGTGCGCGGCGTGCATGTGGCAATTCACCCGGCGCTCTCGGGTCCGCAGATCGCGTGGCAAATTCGCGATTGCGACGCGCGGTGCGTGTTTCTTTCCGACGCCGAGCAAGCCGCCAAGCTCGCAGCGGATAATCTCGCCCTGCCGATTGCTCTTCACAGCGTGTCGTTCGATCGCGCCGCCGACGCGCAATCGCGATGCGTTCCACTGGCCAAGCTAATGGACGACGAATCGGATGAAAGCGCCATTGCCGACGAACTCGAAGCCGCCGCGCTCACCGAAACCAAGCCCGACGATCTCGCGACCATCCTTTACACCTCGGGCACGACCGGCGAGCCGAAAGGCGTCATGCTCAGCCACAGGAATCTGGTGACCAATGCCCGCGGCATGCTGGCGGCATACCCGAATCAGGCCGACGAACTGCGCCTCTCGTTTCTTCCGTTTTCGCACATTTATGCCCGAACTTGCGATCTTTACACGTGGATCATCGGCGGCACGCAGTTGGCCCTGGCCGAAAGCCGCGAGAAGATTTTGGCCAACTGCCAATCGCTGCACCCGACGCTGCTGAACGGCGTCCCCTATTTTTTCGACAAAGTGCGGCGGCATTTTGAATCGTTGCCGAAAGACTCCGCGAGTTCGCTATCGGAATTGCTCGGTGGCCGATTGCGGCTTTGCAGCTCCGGCGGCGCGGCGTTGCCGGTCGCCACGGCCGATTTCTATTGGCGGCACGGCGTGCGGCTCGTGCAAGGCTATGGACTCACCGAATCGTCGCCCGTCATCTCGGTGGCGCGTCCCGACACCGACCGGATGGGTTCCGTCGGCCGGCCGATTCCGGGCATCGAAGTGCGCATTGCCGACGACGGAGAAATTCAAACCCGCGGGCCGCAGGTCATGCTCGGTTATTGGCGCCGGCCCACGGAAACCGCCGCCGTGATCCGCGACGGCTGGCTGCACACCGGCGATCTTGGCCGGCTCGACGACGCCGGCTATCTTTGGATCACCGGTCGCAAGAAGGAATTGATCGTCACCGCCAGCGGCAAGAACATTGCGCCGGTGGCCATCGAATCGCTTCTGGCCGACGAACCGCTGATCGCGCAAGTGGTCGTGTTCGGCGAAGGGCGGAATTATCTGTCGGCCCTGATCGTGCCGAATCCGGATGCATTGCGAACCGAAATCATCGCGCGGCGGATTGCCGTCTTCTCGCCCGCCGAAGCGCTGGCCCATCCCGACGTGCATGCCATCTACCGCCAGCGGATCGACGAGCGGTTGGCCTGCCTGTCGGCAAATGAGCAAATCGGCCGGTTCGCGCTATTGGATCGGGCGCTGTCGGCCGAACGCGGCGAACTGACGCCGACCCTCAAGCTCCGCCGCGCCGTGATCCAAGAACATTTTGCCGACACGATCGACCGGCTGTATGCAGGATGA